The following is a genomic window from Spirosoma agri.
TTACACGTATGATCACTAAAGCGAAAAGACCCCTTGTTTTACCCCTTAGAAAAATAGTTGGTTGGCTCCCGAAAAAGCTGGTCGGGTATTGATTGTAGGTAGGGAGTAGGATAAAATCAATACCAACTTTTACGTGCAATCCGGTCAAATCCTGTTGTCGAGAATTTATGCCTCCCGTTTCGCGTCGTTCATTCCTCCAATCGTCGGCTTTGCTGGCGGGAAATCTCCTGCTTCCGTCAGGACCGGCATTTGCTGGGTTGCAGAAGGCACTGCGGCTGGGCGGTCCTATTTTTCTGAAAAGCGACGACCCCGACGCACTGGCCCGGGAGCACCGGCGGTTGCAATACAGTTCTGCTTATGTTCCCCCGGTCGAGTTGAAGGACACGGCAAAAATTAACGCCATTCGAAAAGCGTTTGCTGATCAAAACATCCTGATCGCCGAAGTAGGTGCCTGGGTGAATATGCTCGACGAGGACGCTGAAAAGCGCCGTAAAAATTTGACCTACGTGATCGAACGGCTGGCACTGGCAGAAGCGGTCGGCGCACTGACCTGCGTGAACATTGCCGGTTCCTACAACCCCAAGCACTGGGACGGCCCCGACGCCCGCAACCTGACGACCGACTACGTCGATGCTACGGTCGAGAACTGTCGCAATGTGATCGATGCCGTAAAACCGAAACGGGCAAAATTCTCGCTGGAGATGATGGGGTGGAGCCTGCCCGATGGACCGGAATCGTACCTGAAGTTTATAAAAGCCGTTGACCGGCCTGCTTTTGGGGCCCACATCGACATTGCCAACATTATCAACAGCCCTTCCCGATATTACAACAATACAGCGCTGATCAACGAAACCTTCCGCATTTTAGGCCGCTGGATTGCGTCGTCTCACGCTAAAGATGTTTACGGGAAAGACGGGCACTTTGCCGAAACAATGCCCGGCCGTGGCGGGATAGATTATGGCGCGTACCTCCGTAATGTGACAGCACTACCGCGAGAAGTTCCCCTGTTACTAGAGCATCTACGGACGCCCGAAGAGTATGACGAAGCCCGGCAATTCGTTATCAATCAGGCTACTAAAGCAAAGATTCAACTCGCCTGAAACGAAACTGACCGGCCACGGACCTATTCCGTTTATAAATCGGGGATTTCGCGAATTCGTACCTTCATGTGTGGACGCTCGCCATTGGGGACAATCGCGACGAATGTGTTATTGACCGTTTCGCCGTTGCGAATCATGTGGCCCGCCTGAATATTGGTGGTTGTCGTTACTTCTTTCCCTTCCGAATTTTTCACTTTTTGCTGGTAGGGGACTGTAAACGGGCGTGCCATGATCTTGCCGCTCTTTGCGGTCAATCGTTTGCCATTCGCGTTGAGGCAATCGAACGTGGCCAGTTCGTTGAGGTTTTCCTGGCCAAATACGGTCTGCCGGGGAAAAAATATTTTTGTGCAGTTACTCTTGTTCGTAACGTAAATCGTTACCTCATACCGCATAAAGGGCTCTCCGCTGATTTCGATACGGCGTTCATTATTGATCTCAAAGCCATAATCAATACCGTTTAGCTGGGCTGGCTTTCCGGCTTCAATCTCATAAGCCTGTTGAGCAAAAAGCGGACAATATACGGACAAGGTTAGCAGGCAACAGGTCAGGAAACGAATCATATTCATCGGTGGCTTAACGGCATAAAAATACATAGCGACCACTATATCAGGCAAGTCTGGGCCACTACTTCCATAAAACGGCAATCAGAATGATTGATAGTGCCAGCACTAACTGGACAACTATTTTTAACGTGAACGATTGACCATAATGGATTGGGTATAAAATAGCACCAACGATCACGCCCGTTACAAAGAACAAAAAGCGATTCGACCACATAGATCCGTTAAATCCCTCGACACCAAATTTTGATGCCTGAATCCACAACCACGCGCAGGCTACGGCTAGTACGTAAGGCATGGGCGATTGAATCCATTTGCTATTTTTAAACTGCCAATACATAATGTACCAGTGTCCAACAGAGCCAATCAGAAAGAGCAGGGTCGATAGCGCTATCTTGTGGTATTGCATCGCCAGTAAGCTGGTTATAAATAGTAAGGCTGATTTCGTGTTGTTAGCGTTGACGCACTGACAACACGAAATCAGCCTGGTGAACCAATTCCAATAGTTTTCAGCGGTGCTGACGGGATCAGACGGGCTTGCTTAGCAGATGCGGACGTTCATTCGCCACTTTCAGTATGAGTTCGCCAAAAAGCGTATTGGCCCAGGCGAACCATTTGCGGGTAAATTTAGCCGGATCATCCTGATTGAACGACTCGTGCATAAAGCCCGTACCCGCGTGGGTTTTCTTCAACTGGCGAAGTTGCGCCAAAATTTCCTGATCGTCGGTGGAGGTCAGTGCCCGCATGATCAGGCTCATCGGCCAGATGCTATTGACCAATGTATGTGGACTGCCAATCCCTTCAGCGGCTTTGCCTTTGAAAAAATAAGGGTTGTCGGCGCTAAGCACGAAACGCCGGGTATTTCGATAAAGCGGGTCACTTGCCGGGAAAGCGCCCAAGTAGGGCAGAGCCAGCAGATTCGGCACATTGGCATCGTCCTGAAGCAGGTGATTACCGTAACCGTCTACTTCCAGCGCGTACATTTTGCCGTATTTGGGGTGATTGTAAATAGCGTACTGTTTCAACGCGGCCTCGACTTCGCTGGCCAGTGCCCGACAGTCGTTCGCAAAGGCGGTTTCAGTAGGGTGAATCTGACCAAGCATGGTTGCCAACTGCCGGAACGAGACAACCGCAAACCAGTTCGATGGCACGTAAAACGGGAAAACCGTCGCGTCGTCGGATGGTCGAAAAATGCTGTGAATCATACCGGTTGGCCGGGTCGGATTGCCGTAGCCATCGCCCGGTACGGTATCCGTTGACCATGACGTTGTGCGGCTAAAATGGTAGGGCCCCCGGCTGGATTGCCCCCGGCTGGTTTTACGTTGTTGTTCCCGGCAGGTTTGCAGCGACAGTTTCATCGCCTTTAGCCAGTCTGCATCGAATGGGCCGATGTCGCCGGTTAGTTTCCAGTAATTGTGGGCTAGTCGAATGGGGTAACAAAGAGAATCCAGTTCCCATTTGCGTTCATGGAGGCCCGGTTTCATCGTGGTAACGTCTTTTTTCCACTCGCCCTCTTTGGCCGCATCGGCGTAAAAAGCATTGGCGTACGGGTCCCGAATGATGCACTGGTTTTGCCGCCGGATAACGCCTTCGATGAGTTGTTGTAATGGCTTATCCTGTTTGATCAGGGGTAAGTAAGGCCACACCTGCGCCGTGCTGTCGCGCAACCACATGGCGTCGATATCGCCGGTAATGACAAACGTATCTGGCTTACCGGCAGCGGTGCTCACTTGAACCGTCGTGTCGAGCGTATTGGGAAAACAGTTTTCAAATAACCAGGCTAGTTCAGGGTCACGAACGGTTTTGTGTATCCGCTCGATGGTTTGTTCAACGGCCGCGCTGGTAAACTGACGCTTACCGGTAGCCGTCCGAACGAGGGGGAAATCGGAACCAGCCTGTGCCCATGCGGACTGAGAACTTAGCAATATGCCCGCGCTAGCTGCACCAGACTGTTGAATAAACTGACGACGATTCATGAAACGACAAAAATGAATTGACTATAAAAGAAGCAAAGAAAAAGAAGCCTTGCCTACAATCGGCTCCCCAGCTCCTATTATTTCTCAAATAGTGACCGTAACGCGGCTGGTAGGCTGCGATCAACATCCAGCGAAATCATAGTCAACTTTTACAAAGTACTGTCAAGCATAACTCATTTAGCGTGGTTTACGTTGGCTTCGTCAGCATAACGAAAGATAACCTAACGGATTTTCAATGACCTGCTCATGGCAGGCGGAAACGCGCCAAATTTTGCGGTCAATAAACGTATTTATGGTGAATAAGCGTATGTTTGTTCATTTGACTTCGAGCCTTACTGCTGGCTATTTCTAGGCGTATCGATCAGCTTACCTGCTTATGATTCATTATACACACCCCAGTCGAATTCTGGTAGCACTGGACTGTATCATTTTTGGCTTCGATGGAGAAGAAATCAAACTGCTGTTGATCAAACGAAATTTCGAGCCGGAAAAAGGAAAATGGTCACTCATGGGCGGTTTCCTGAACGAAACGGAAGACCTCGAAGTAGCTTCCCAGCGTATTTTATACGAGCTGACCGGACTAACCAACAACTACCTTGAGCAACTGCAAACGTTTGGCTCGGTAAGCCGCGACCCCGTCGAGCGTACTATTTCAGTCGTTTATTACGCACTCGTCAACATCGAGCAGCAAGACGTAACGACCATCAAGGCGCATAATGCCTATTGGATTAGCCTGAAAAATAAGCCTGAGTTGATTTTTGACCACGATGCTATGGTTGAACAGGCGCTGCGGCAGTTGCGCTACAAAGCGGCTTTGCACGCGATCGGGTTTGAACTGCTGCCGGAAAAATTCACGATTCCTCAGCTTCAGAAACTGTACGAAGCGATTTACAACACGAAACTCGACCGCCGAAATTTCAGCCGGAAAATTATATCGACCGATCTTCTGGTCAGTACCGGCGAAAAAGATACCAACTCGGCTACCAAAAAAGGACAGTTGTATAAGCTGAATGCCGAAAAATACCAGCGATACTTAACCGATTACGTAAGTTTCTTCCCGGAGCTAACCCTGCTGTAGAACTTGGTATAAAAAATAATTACTATTTCTTGTTGAAAGAACACAACGAATTTGTAGTATTGTGTCTGATAAACACTATTCGCAAAAAGACGTATTTTAACCTTCACAATCAGCCGTTGATTGATGAGCGTTGAGCTATAGAAGTAAGTCATCATTATGAGCAATTCATACGTTATCGGTGTTGACTTCGGCACTGATTCGGTCAGGGCGCTGATCGTTGATACGCAGACGGGGCAGGCCGTTGGAACGCACGTCCACGAATACCAGCGCTGGAAAAAAGGGCTTTATTGCGACCCGGCCACGTCGCAGTTTCGGCAGCATCCGCTCGACTATCTGGAAGGGCTGGAAGCCACCATTACAGCATCGCTGGCAAAAGCCCCAGACGACGTTCGGCAACACATCGTCGGCATCTCTATCGACACAACAGGGTCGACCCCCGTTGCCGTCGATGAAACGGGTTTGCCGCTGGCGCTTCGTCCCGATTTTACCGAGAATCCCAACGGCATGTTCATTTTGTGGAAAGATCATACCGCCAATGCCGAAGCGGAAGAAATCAACGATCTGGCGCACCACTGGGATACGGACTATACCAAATACGTGGGCGGCATTTACTCGTCGGAGTGGTTCTGGTCTAAGATGCTGCGAACACTCCGGGTTGATGAAGCCGTTCGGCAGCACGCTTTTTCGTGGGTCGAACACTGCGACTGGATATCGGCGGTACTGACCGGCAACACAAACCCATTGACCCTTCGCCGGTCGCGTTGTGCGGCTGGCCACAAAGCCTTGTGGCACCGTGAATTTGATGGTCTGCCGTCGGACGAATTTTTGACCCGGCTCGATCCGTTATTGAGCGGACAACGTGACCGCCTGTTTCGGGATACGTACACCGCCGATCAATCGATGGGTAATCTGTCGGCTGAGTGGGCCGAAAAGCTGGGCCTTTCGACTGGTGTTGTCATTGGGGTGGGTGCCTTTGATGCGCACATGGGTGCCATCGGTGCCGAAATTGAACCCTATGCCTTCGTTCGGATCATTGGCACATCGACCTGCGATATTCTGATGGCTCCTATCGAGGAAATCGGTCATCGGCTTATTCGGGGTATTTGCGGGCAGGTGGATGGGTCAGTCGCGCCCGGCATGCTCGGACTGGAAGCCGGACAGTCGGCCTTCGGTGATGTCTATGCCTGGTTTGCCCGCCTGATAACCGGACCCGTCCGTGAGCTACTGGGCGACGAAGCCGCCGACACGCTAAGCCGTCAGCTTATTCCGCACCTATCGGAGCAGGCGGCTAAATTACCCGTCACGGAGCATGATCTGATTGCGCTGGACTGGATCAATGGACGGCGAACGCCCGATGCCAATCACACGCTCAAATCAGCCATTGCCGGGTTGAATCTTGGTACGGATGCCGCTAAAATCTTCAAAGCGCTGGTGGAGGCTACGACCTTCGGGTCACGCAGCATTGTCGATCGGTTTATAGAAGAAGGTGTCCCGATCAAAAAAGTCATTGCCATCGGCGGTGTTGCCAAAAAATCGCCATTTGTGATGCAGACATTGGCTGACGTACTCAACAAGCCCATTCAGGTCGCCAGTTCCGACCAGGCCTGTGCGTTGGGAGCCGCCATGTGCGCAGCCGTAGCCGCCGGTGTCCATCCGACAATGGAAGCGGCTCAACAGGCCATGGGTTCGGGCTTCGACGCCGAATACCAGCCTCGGCCTGAGCAGGTCGCTGTCTACGAAAAGTTATACCAGAAGTACCTGAACCTGGGTGCATTCATCGAAAATAAACAACCAAGCAGTACTCAATCTAGCAAGCAGTATGCTCAATCTGAATCAATATGAAGTCTGGTTTATCACCGGAAGCCAGCACTTATACGGTGAAGAGACCCTTCAGCAAGTAGATACTCACTCCCAGATTATTGCCGGATTCCTGAATGACACGCCGACCATCCCGGTGCGCGTTGTGTTCAAGCCGGTCGTGAAAACACCGGACGAGATTTATAGCATCTGTCAGGAAGCGAATGTCGCCCCAAATTGCGTGGGCATTATTACCTGGATGCACACGTTTTCGCCCGCAAAAATGTGGATACGTGGGCTGACCGTGCTGAAGAAACCGCTTCTGCATCTACATACCCAATTCAACCGCGACATTCCGTGGGGCAGTATCGATATGGACTTCATGAACCTGAATCAATCGGCGCACGGTGACCGGGAGTTTGGGTTCATGGTGTCACGGATGCGCCTGAACCGGAAGGTTGTGGTTGGTTACTGGCAGCAGGACGATGTGCTTGATAAGATTGCCGCCTGGGCGCGGGTGTCGGTTGCCGCGTATGAACTGAAGACCATGAAAGTGGCTCGTTTTGGCGACAATATGCGCCAGGTTGCCGTAACGGAAGGCGATAAGGTAGCTGCCGAAATGACCTTTGGCATGTCCGTCAACACGTATGGTATTGGCGACTTGGTGGCGGTGATCGACCAGGTGACTGACACCGACGTAGACCGACTTGTGGAGGAATATGCCGACAGCTATACGCTCATGGACTCGCTGCTGAAAGGCGGAGCGCAACATAATTCGCTACGGGATGCCGCCCGGATTGAGGTGGGTATGCGCGCTTTTCTGAAAGATGGAAACTTCGGCGCTTACACCGACACATTTGAAGATCTGCACGGCATGAAACAGTTGCCGGGCATTGCGTCGCAGCGGCTGATGGCCGATGGGTACGGGTTCGGTGGCGAAGGCGACTGGAAAACAGCCGCGATGGTCCGTACGCTGAAAGTGATGGCGTCGGGTCTGAAAGGAGGGAACTCGTTTATGGAAGATTATACCTACCACTTCGATCCGGCTAACCCACTGGTGCTTGGTTCGCACATGCTCGAAATCTGTCCATCGATTGCCGCCGAGAAACCCACCTGCGAAATTCATCCACTCGGTATTGGCGGCAAGGCCGATCCAGTCCGGTTGGTATTCAACGCACCCGCCGGTCCGGCCATTAATGTATCGCTGATCGATATGGGGAATCGGTTCCGGCTGCTGGTCAACGAAGTAGAAGCTGTAGCGGTAACGGAAGCCCTGCCCAAATTGCCCGTTGCCCGCGCGTTGTGGAAACCCATGCCCGATATGCAAACGGGTTGTGCCGCCTGGATTCTGGCGGGGGGAGCCCACCACACGGTATACAGCCAAAACCTAACGACCGAACACATCGAAGATTTCGCCGATATGTTCGGGGTTGAGCTGGTCGTGATCGATAAGAACACAACGATCCGGCAGCTGAAAAATGAATTGCGCTGGAGCGAAGCCTCGTTCCGGTAATCCACAGACCCTCATACCCTCACCGCCCGGCCCTCTTCCGTTCTTGGAGAGGGCCGCCGTACACAAACGTTCCATTTTTTATGAAAAAAGTATCCTTGACCCTGGCCTTCGCCTGCCTGAGTTTTGTCGTTTCGGCGCAGAGCAAAGCAACGATCAGAGCCGATGAAGGTAAGCACATCATTAGCCGCCATATCTACGGCCACTTTGCCGAACACCTGGGTCGTTGTATTTACGGCGGTTTCTACGTCGGCGATAACAATAAGACCATCCCGAACAAAAATGGGGTGCGGCTTGATGTGGTCGATGCGTTGAAGAAGATGAAAATTCCGAATCTACGCTGGCCGGGTGGTTGTTTTGCCGATACGTATCACTGGAAAGATGGTATCGGACCGAAAGGAAAACGCCCGAAGATTGTGAACACCTGGTGGGGCGGTGTCACGGAAGATAACAGCTTCGGTACGCACGATTTTCTGAACATGTGCGAGCTGCTGGGCACAGAGCCGTACCTGGCAGGTAACGTGGGGAGCGGCACCGTGCAGGACCTCAGCGAATGGGTTCAGTACGTCAATTTCCCGAGCAACAGTCCCATGTCGGCGCTGCGGCAGCAGAACGGGCGGTCGACCCCCTGGAACGTTAAATACTGGGGTGTTGGCAACGAAGCGTGGGGTTGTGGGGGCAACATGAAACCCGACTACTACGCCAATATCTACCGGCAGTACAGTACGTTCATGAATGGGCAGGTTGGCAAGGAAAAGATCTTTCGTATCGCATCAGGAGCCAGTTCAGACGATTACAACTGGACCGAAACGCTGATGAAAAATATTCCCGGCAACATGCTCGAAGGCGTGGCGATGCACCACTACTCAGTGTTCGGCTGGGGGGAAAATGCGAAAGGCTCGGCCACGAATTTTACCGAAACCGACTACGCCCACACTATGAACGAAGCGCTGAAAATGGATGAGTTCGTGCAGAAGCATTCGGAGATCATGGACAAGTACGACCCGAAGAAAAAGGTTGCGCTGGTCGTCGACGAGTGGGGTGCGTGGTATAACGTTGAGCCGGGTACGAATCCGGGATTCCTTTTCCAGCAGAATAC
Proteins encoded in this region:
- a CDS encoding sugar phosphate isomerase/epimerase family protein, whose amino-acid sequence is MPPVSRRSFLQSSALLAGNLLLPSGPAFAGLQKALRLGGPIFLKSDDPDALAREHRRLQYSSAYVPPVELKDTAKINAIRKAFADQNILIAEVGAWVNMLDEDAEKRRKNLTYVIERLALAEAVGALTCVNIAGSYNPKHWDGPDARNLTTDYVDATVENCRNVIDAVKPKRAKFSLEMMGWSLPDGPESYLKFIKAVDRPAFGAHIDIANIINSPSRYYNNTALINETFRILGRWIASSHAKDVYGKDGHFAETMPGRGGIDYGAYLRNVTALPREVPLLLEHLRTPEEYDEARQFVINQATKAKIQLA
- a CDS encoding ABC transporter permease, translated to MIRFLTCCLLTLSVYCPLFAQQAYEIEAGKPAQLNGIDYGFEINNERRIEISGEPFMRYEVTIYVTNKSNCTKIFFPRQTVFGQENLNELATFDCLNANGKRLTAKSGKIMARPFTVPYQQKVKNSEGKEVTTTTNIQAGHMIRNGETVNNTFVAIVPNGERPHMKVRIREIPDL
- a CDS encoding glycoside hydrolase family 125 protein, with translation MNRRQFIQQSGAASAGILLSSQSAWAQAGSDFPLVRTATGKRQFTSAAVEQTIERIHKTVRDPELAWLFENCFPNTLDTTVQVSTAAGKPDTFVITGDIDAMWLRDSTAQVWPYLPLIKQDKPLQQLIEGVIRRQNQCIIRDPYANAFYADAAKEGEWKKDVTTMKPGLHERKWELDSLCYPIRLAHNYWKLTGDIGPFDADWLKAMKLSLQTCREQQRKTSRGQSSRGPYHFSRTTSWSTDTVPGDGYGNPTRPTGMIHSIFRPSDDATVFPFYVPSNWFAVVSFRQLATMLGQIHPTETAFANDCRALASEVEAALKQYAIYNHPKYGKMYALEVDGYGNHLLQDDANVPNLLALPYLGAFPASDPLYRNTRRFVLSADNPYFFKGKAAEGIGSPHTLVNSIWPMSLIMRALTSTDDQEILAQLRQLKKTHAGTGFMHESFNQDDPAKFTRKWFAWANTLFGELILKVANERPHLLSKPV
- a CDS encoding NUDIX hydrolase, which codes for MIHYTHPSRILVALDCIIFGFDGEEIKLLLIKRNFEPEKGKWSLMGGFLNETEDLEVASQRILYELTGLTNNYLEQLQTFGSVSRDPVERTISVVYYALVNIEQQDVTTIKAHNAYWISLKNKPELIFDHDAMVEQALRQLRYKAALHAIGFELLPEKFTIPQLQKLYEAIYNTKLDRRNFSRKIISTDLLVSTGEKDTNSATKKGQLYKLNAEKYQRYLTDYVSFFPELTLL
- a CDS encoding ribulokinase, with translation MSNSYVIGVDFGTDSVRALIVDTQTGQAVGTHVHEYQRWKKGLYCDPATSQFRQHPLDYLEGLEATITASLAKAPDDVRQHIVGISIDTTGSTPVAVDETGLPLALRPDFTENPNGMFILWKDHTANAEAEEINDLAHHWDTDYTKYVGGIYSSEWFWSKMLRTLRVDEAVRQHAFSWVEHCDWISAVLTGNTNPLTLRRSRCAAGHKALWHREFDGLPSDEFLTRLDPLLSGQRDRLFRDTYTADQSMGNLSAEWAEKLGLSTGVVIGVGAFDAHMGAIGAEIEPYAFVRIIGTSTCDILMAPIEEIGHRLIRGICGQVDGSVAPGMLGLEAGQSAFGDVYAWFARLITGPVRELLGDEAADTLSRQLIPHLSEQAAKLPVTEHDLIALDWINGRRTPDANHTLKSAIAGLNLGTDAAKIFKALVEATTFGSRSIVDRFIEEGVPIKKVIAIGGVAKKSPFVMQTLADVLNKPIQVASSDQACALGAAMCAAVAAGVHPTMEAAQQAMGSGFDAEYQPRPEQVAVYEKLYQKYLNLGAFIENKQPSSTQSSKQYAQSESI
- the araA gene encoding L-arabinose isomerase, whose protein sequence is MLNLNQYEVWFITGSQHLYGEETLQQVDTHSQIIAGFLNDTPTIPVRVVFKPVVKTPDEIYSICQEANVAPNCVGIITWMHTFSPAKMWIRGLTVLKKPLLHLHTQFNRDIPWGSIDMDFMNLNQSAHGDREFGFMVSRMRLNRKVVVGYWQQDDVLDKIAAWARVSVAAYELKTMKVARFGDNMRQVAVTEGDKVAAEMTFGMSVNTYGIGDLVAVIDQVTDTDVDRLVEEYADSYTLMDSLLKGGAQHNSLRDAARIEVGMRAFLKDGNFGAYTDTFEDLHGMKQLPGIASQRLMADGYGFGGEGDWKTAAMVRTLKVMASGLKGGNSFMEDYTYHFDPANPLVLGSHMLEICPSIAAEKPTCEIHPLGIGGKADPVRLVFNAPAGPAINVSLIDMGNRFRLLVNEVEAVAVTEALPKLPVARALWKPMPDMQTGCAAWILAGGAHHTVYSQNLTTEHIEDFADMFGVELVVIDKNTTIRQLKNELRWSEASFR
- a CDS encoding alpha-N-arabinofuranosidase — protein: MKKVSLTLAFACLSFVVSAQSKATIRADEGKHIISRHIYGHFAEHLGRCIYGGFYVGDNNKTIPNKNGVRLDVVDALKKMKIPNLRWPGGCFADTYHWKDGIGPKGKRPKIVNTWWGGVTEDNSFGTHDFLNMCELLGTEPYLAGNVGSGTVQDLSEWVQYVNFPSNSPMSALRQQNGRSTPWNVKYWGVGNEAWGCGGNMKPDYYANIYRQYSTFMNGQVGKEKIFRIASGASSDDYNWTETLMKNIPGNMLEGVAMHHYSVFGWGENAKGSATNFTETDYAHTMNEALKMDEFVQKHSEIMDKYDPKKKVALVVDEWGAWYNVEPGTNPGFLFQQNTMRDAVLAGATLNIFHKHAERVRMANLAQAINVLQAVILTDGPKMLLTPTYHVLEMYNVHQDATMLPVDVKADDYKVGEYKLPAVSVSASRDKAGKTHISLVNIDAGKPQTITVNLKGISAKSVSGRILTSAKVQDFNTFAQPNKVKPVPFSGAKLAGDELTVTLPPVSVVVLEL